The Nothobranchius furzeri strain GRZ-AD chromosome 8, NfurGRZ-RIMD1, whole genome shotgun sequence genome includes a region encoding these proteins:
- the LOC107393102 gene encoding E3 ubiquitin/ISG15 ligase TRIM25: MSLPEEASDDSHRTETELEEGEERDLQELSSKRVQTETRTISPLTLFKEDFNQLKEEMGRKFKVKVANPTTEKLVRPLSLSHLKEDLNQLKEDISSVFRINVSKDQEKKDERQQDNSKTSKTNEAFRNLFRGDRTPKAQDTKESFSGTKQNPNITENNVSKSRNRETNGPERRRCAETQQSWRTPAPQTAGGELETPNVGINLFTLTPRVQTAGDVWSPKNFATYLTLDPNTAYPELRLAEGNRKAIRDWMAPPPPEHPDRFVECPQVLCREGLLDSVYWEVVWTGGVDIGVTYNSISRYKDTTSCILGHNEQSWSLECAEGCYTPCHGNRRFKSVSPEPFSHRVGVYLNWPAGTLSFYCISQDAMVHLHTFSSTFSEPLYPGFWVWSLDGSVALCQVELEWERQLR; this comes from the exons ATGAGTCTCCCTGAAGAAGCGTCTGATGACAGCCATCGGACGGAGACCGAGCTGGAGGAGGGCGAGGAACGGGACCTCCAGGAGCTGAGCAGCAAACGCGTTCAGACGGAGACAAGGACCATCAGCCCCCTGACGCTCTTCAAAGAAGACTTCAACCAGCTCAAAGAGGAAATGGGGAGAAAGTTTAAAGTCAAGGTCGCAAATCCGACCACGGAGAAGCTGGTTAGGCCTCTGAGTCTGAGTCATCTCAAAGAGGACCTGAACCAGCTCAAGGAGGACATCTCCAGTGTCTTCAGAATCAACGTTTCAAAAGACCAAGAGAAGAAAGACGAACGCCAGCAGGACAACTCCAAAACCTCCAAAACCAACGAGGCCTTCAGGAATCTGTTCAGGGGGGACAGAACTCCGAAGGCACAAGACACCAAGGAGAGCTTCAGTGGAACCAAGCAGAACCCAAACATCACGGAGAACAACGTGAGCAAGTCTAGGAACAGAGAGACGAACGGCCctgagaggaggagatgtgcggAAACACAGCAGAGCTGGAGGACGCCGGCGCCACAGACAG CAGGAGGAGAACTGGAGACTCCAAACGTTGGAATAAACCTGTTCACGCTGACTCCCAG GGTTCAGACAGCAGGAGACGTGTGGTCGCCTAAAAACT TTGCCACCTATCTGACCCTTGACCCCAACACCGCCTACCCAGAGCTTCGATTAGCAGAGGGCAACAGGAAGGCGATTCGCGACTGGATGGCGCCTCCACCCCCGGAACACCCGGATCGGTTTGTGGAGTGTCCTCAGGTCCTGTGCAGGGAGGGGCTACTGGACTCGGTTTACTGGGAGGTGGTGTGGACCGGCGGAGTGGACATCGGAGTTACCTACAACAGCATCTCCAGGTACAAGGACACGACCAGCTGCATTCTGGGACACAACGAGCAGTCCTGGAGTCTGGAGTGCGCAGAGGGATGCTACACGCCGTGCCATGGCAACAGGAGGTTCAAGTCCGTCTCACCTGAACCCTTCAGCCACAGGGTCGGGGTGTACCTCAACTGGCCTGCAGGAACTCTGTCCTTCTACTGCATCTCTCAGGACGCCATGGTTCACCTGCACACCTTCAGCTCCACCTTCTCAGAGCCGCTGTACCCTGGATTCTGGGTGTGGTCCTTAGACGGCTCTGTGGCGCTGTGTCAGGTGGAGCTGGAGTGGGAGCGACAGCTGCGGTGA